One window of Flavobacterium dauae genomic DNA carries:
- a CDS encoding PorP/SprF family type IX secretion system membrane protein, translating into MKINKSIVAVVCILLGSLKGLAQQDPQYTQYMYNQSIINPAYAGINEYLSTGVLYRAQWVGMEDSPKTGTVFLHTPVAKNLGLGVSFINDNIGPVSENTANLDVSYTIRLGQGHSLALGVKGSVSMMNIGLYSDINGTLPDKTDPVFAEDSSSTLFNAGVGAFYFTNKYYAGFSVANLLQNAYYEKDNRVYGTDVAHMFLTGGYVFDLNREWKLKPSTMLKMAVESPVSVDFSLNSLYDEKLEFGITYRLQDSFGAMVNYRVSPKLRIGYAYDHITSDLNYSTSGSHEVIVLFDIFYKKKVSSSPRFF; encoded by the coding sequence ATGAAAATAAATAAAAGTATTGTTGCGGTAGTTTGTATTCTCCTGGGAAGTTTAAAGGGGTTGGCACAACAAGATCCGCAGTACACGCAGTATATGTATAATCAAAGTATAATAAACCCTGCATATGCTGGTATTAATGAGTATTTATCAACAGGTGTTTTGTACCGGGCACAATGGGTGGGGATGGAAGACTCTCCAAAAACCGGAACCGTATTTTTACATACGCCGGTTGCTAAAAATTTAGGACTTGGTGTATCGTTTATCAATGATAATATTGGTCCGGTATCAGAAAATACTGCAAATCTTGATGTTTCTTATACCATTCGTTTAGGACAAGGACACAGTTTAGCATTGGGTGTTAAAGGAAGCGTTAGTATGATGAACATTGGCCTTTATAGTGATATTAACGGAACACTACCTGATAAAACAGACCCCGTTTTTGCCGAAGATAGCAGCAGCACTTTATTTAATGCGGGTGTAGGGGCATTTTATTTTACTAACAAGTATTACGCAGGTTTTAGTGTTGCTAACTTGTTGCAAAATGCCTATTATGAAAAAGATAACCGAGTTTATGGTACCGATGTAGCACATATGTTCTTAACAGGTGGATATGTATTTGATTTAAACAGAGAATGGAAGTTAAAACCATCTACTATGTTGAAAATGGCTGTTGAATCACCGGTTTCTGTGGATTTTTCTCTTAATTCATTATACGATGAAAAACTGGAATTTGGTATAACATACCGTTTACAAGATTCGTTTGGAGCGATGGTAAATTATAGAGTTAGTCCAAAATTAAGAATCGGATATGCATATGATCATATAACTTCAGACCTTAATTATTCAACAAGTGGATCGCACGAAGTGATTGTTTTATTTGACATTTTCTACAAGAAAAAAGTTTCAAGTTCACCACGTTTCTTCTAA
- the hflX gene encoding GTPase HflX, translating into MIEKEEIIYEKAILVGIITQQQSEEKLQEYLDELEFLTQTAGGEVIKRFTQKMDKPNPKTFVGTGKLEEIELYITENKIDTVIFDDELSPAQQKNLARQLDCKVLDRTNLILDIFAQRAQTSYARTQVELAQFQYLLPRLTGMWTHLERQRGGIGMRGPGETEIETDRRIVRDRIALLKEKIRTIDKQMAVQRSNRGAMVRVALVGYTNVGKSTLMNALGKSEAFVENKLFATLDTTVRKVVIKNLPFLLSDTVGFIRKLPTQLVESFKSTLDEVREADLLLHIVDLSHSEFEDHIESVNQILKDIKSDNKPTIMIFNKIDAYKAENFDEEDLMIERTSKHYSINEWKKTWMSKVGENNSVFISATEKKNFEELRQKVYEAVRKIHISRFPYNNFLYPEYNENNANEE; encoded by the coding sequence ATGATAGAAAAAGAAGAAATAATATACGAAAAAGCCATTTTGGTAGGAATAATCACTCAACAACAATCAGAAGAGAAATTACAAGAGTACTTAGATGAGTTAGAGTTTTTAACGCAAACCGCAGGTGGTGAAGTCATAAAAAGATTCACACAAAAAATGGACAAACCAAATCCTAAAACATTTGTAGGTACCGGAAAATTAGAAGAAATTGAACTTTATATTACAGAAAATAAAATTGACACGGTTATTTTTGACGATGAGCTTTCACCTGCCCAACAAAAAAATTTAGCCCGACAACTTGATTGCAAGGTTTTAGACCGAACCAATTTAATTTTAGACATTTTTGCTCAACGGGCACAGACCTCGTATGCACGTACGCAAGTTGAACTGGCTCAATTTCAATATTTATTACCTAGATTAACCGGTATGTGGACACACTTAGAACGCCAACGCGGAGGTATTGGTATGCGTGGTCCCGGGGAAACAGAAATTGAAACCGACCGCCGTATTGTACGTGACCGTATTGCTTTACTGAAAGAAAAAATACGCACCATTGATAAACAAATGGCAGTGCAACGCAGTAACCGCGGGGCAATGGTACGTGTTGCCTTAGTAGGATATACCAATGTAGGGAAATCTACCTTAATGAATGCCCTTGGCAAAAGCGAGGCTTTTGTTGAAAATAAATTATTTGCCACATTAGACACCACCGTTCGCAAGGTAGTAATTAAGAATCTGCCTTTTTTATTATCGGATACTGTTGGTTTTATCAGAAAATTGCCTACGCAGTTGGTTGAATCATTTAAATCTACGTTAGATGAAGTTCGAGAAGCAGATTTATTGTTACATATTGTTGACCTTTCTCATTCTGAATTTGAAGATCATATAGAATCTGTTAACCAAATCCTTAAGGATATTAAAAGCGACAACAAACCCACCATTATGATTTTTAATAAGATTGATGCCTACAAAGCTGAAAATTTTGATGAAGAAGATTTAATGATTGAACGAACTTCAAAACACTATTCCATTAACGAATGGAAAAAAACTTGGATGAGTAAAGTAGGTGAAAACAACAGTGTATTTATTTCTGCAACCGAGAAGAAAAATTTTGAAGAATTACGTCAGAAGGTGTACGAGGCTGTAAGAAAAATTCATATAAGCCGTTTTCCATACAATAATTTTCTATATCCGGAATACAATGAAAATAATGCAAATGAAGAATAA